A genomic region of Chelmon rostratus isolate fCheRos1 chromosome 8, fCheRos1.pri, whole genome shotgun sequence contains the following coding sequences:
- the LOC121610816 gene encoding tumor necrosis factor receptor superfamily member 6B-like: MHIISMLLLALPLLLSGVLCDASVEESVPTYERQDPSTGETLICAKCPPGTHMAAHCTATTATRCAPCKGELYTELWNYLPRCLYCNNFCYENQEVEKECTAVSNRVCRCKEGFYWADNFCIRHTECGPGHGVQTKGTSQSNTVCEECAEGFFSNSSSALDSCVNHQECASGQIVLLPGSIDHDTMCGTCEDLANGAEISRAFLSGFFSMHRMRVAKMKKFVARYIHKSGEVRRVRGAGIPRQRGPLLDQIRRWLAEAPEEQLKKLPEMLRATQLGYMAEKLESRLHEVQQQTPNCTVTLI; this comes from the exons ATGCACATCATCAGCATG ctcctcttaGCGTtgccgctcctcctctccggtGTCCTCTGCGATGCTTCTGTGGAGGAATCCGTTCCCACCTACGAGCGCCAGGACCCGTCCACCGGGGAGACCctcatctgtgccaaatgtccaCCCGGCACGCACATGGCCGCGCACTGCACAGCCACCACGGCCACCAGGTGCGCGCCGTGCAAAGGCGAACTCTACACCGAGCTGTGGAACTACCTGCCCAGGTGTCTGTACTGCAACAACTTCTGCTATGAGaaccaggaggtggagaaggagtgtaCGGCGGTCAGCAACAGGGTCTGCCGCTGCAAAGAGGGCTTCTACTGGGCCGATAacttctgtatcagacacacggAGTGCGGCCCCGGACACGGAGTTCAAACGAAag gtacatcacaaagcaacactgtttGTGAAGAATGTGCCGAGGGCTTCTTCTCCAACTCATCTTCCGCGCTGGATTCGTGCGTAAATCACCAGGAATGCGCAAGCGGACAGATAGTGCTCCTGCCCGGCTCCATCGACCACGACACGATGTGTGGCACCTGCGAGGATCTTGCAAATGGAG CTGAGATCTCCAGAGCTTTCCTCTCAGGATTCTTCAGTATGCACAGGATGCGCGTGgcaaaaatgaagaaatttgTCGCCAG GTACATTCATAAGTCAGGAGAGGTGAGGCGCGTCAGGGGCGCGGGTATCCCGAGGCAGAGAGGTCCTCTCCTGGATCAGATCAGACGTTGGCTGGCCGAGGCTCCAGAAGAGCAGCTGAAAAAATTGCCAGAGATGCTGAGGGCCACGCAGCTCGGCTACATGGCAGAAAAACTGGAGAGCAGACTTCATGAGGTTCAGCAGCAGACCCCAAACTGCACTGTAACACTGATATAA